In one window of Festucalex cinctus isolate MCC-2025b chromosome 14, RoL_Fcin_1.0, whole genome shotgun sequence DNA:
- the st3gal7 gene encoding ST3 beta-galactoside alpha-2,3-sialyltransferase 7 isoform X1: MVTLKRLSVQIEDPQDVSPMLPDAAEPKVTSPDANKEAMPCRDFFISRTENAVLSVLLLVGCYSAILIPAYFPLHKFAITDEQYHKREEVLNRSAWLLSSRCHRRWCVERLKRLPCASALTDIPVFLQQEGSAAFWDTPPPLGLQGSREHLARALASLPQPGPPRSLRRDGGCRRCVVVGSGGILHGSHLGSHIDQYDVIIRMNNAPVLGYERDAGSRTTIRLMYPEGAPSSADEYNKTSIVALVVFKSLDLDWLTSVIAKQPLGFWSKLWFWKEVVDDIPLRAENFRILHPEIIRKTGEVLQKYSQKQGNSMVPTLGAGAVVMALQLCDHVSLAGFGYNMQNPHAPLHYYETIRMAAMKAQVSPPQFFVHHITGILHSALHLTGGWHVSLPSFCYGYPKEKNFVNVVILGWCLQLMSDPTGQPPLTFHGCCC; the protein is encoded by the exons ATGGTGACCCTCAAGCGGTTGAGTGTACAAATAGAAGACCCCCAGGATGTTTCCCCAATGTTGCCTGATGCGGCAGAGCCGAAAGTGACGTCGCCTGACGCAAACAAAGAAGCAATGCCATGCAGAGACTTTTTTATCAGCAG GACTGAGAATGCTGTCCTCAGTGTGCTTCTACTTGTTGGATGCTACTCTGCTATTCTGATTCCCGCATATTTCCCTTTGCATAAATTCGCCATTACTGATGAACAGTATCACAAACGGGAG GAGGTGTTGAACCGTTCGGCCTGGCTGCTGTCAAGCCGGTGTCATCGTCGCTGGTGCGTGGAGCGCCTGAAGCGGCTGCCATGCGCCTCGGCCCTGACCGACATCCCCGTGTTCCTGCAGCAAGAAGGCAGTGCGGCCTTTTGGGACACGCCCCCTCCTTTGGGGCTCCAGGGGAGCCGAGAGCATCTGGCCCGGGCTCTGGCCTCTCTGCCTCAGCCCGGCCCGCCTCGGTCCCTGCGGCGAGATGGCGGCTGCAGAAGATGCGTGGTGGTGGGCAGCGGAGGGATCCTCCACGGGAGCCATCTTGGATCTCATATAGATCAGTATGACGTCATCATCAG GATGAACAACGCTCCAGTGCTTGGCTATGAGCGAGACGCTGGTTCTCGCACAACAATCCGCTTGATGTATCCAGAGGGAGCACCCAGCTCCGCTGATGAATACAACAAGACCTCCATCGTTGCTCTTGTGGTCTTCAAGAGTCTCGACCTGGACTGGCTAACCTCTGTCATCGCCAAACAACCTCTG GGGTTCTGGTCCAAGTTGTGGTTCTGGAAGGAGGTGGTAGATGATATTCCCCTGAGAGCAGAGAACTTCCGGATCCTCCATCCGGAGATTATACGTAAGACTGGAGAAGTCCTGcagaaatattcacaaaaacaaggaaat TCAATGGTACCCACGCTGGGGGCTGGCGCTGTGGTGATGGCTCTGCAGCTGTGTGACCACGTCAGCCTGGCAGGCTTCGGGTACAACATGCAGAACCCTCATGCTCCTCTTCACTACTACGAGACCATACGCATGGCCGCCATGAAGGCTCAAGTGAGTCCACCCCAGTTCTTTGTACATCACATTACAGGTATATTACATAGTGCATTGCACCTTACAGGAGGTTGGCATGTTTCGCTGCCCTCTTTCTGTTATGGATACCCGAAGGAGAAGAACTTTGTGAATGTAGTTATCCTCGGGTGGTGCTTGCAGCTAATGTCGGACCCAACAGGCCAACCGCCACTTACCTTCCATGGCTGTTGTTGCTGA
- the st3gal7 gene encoding ST3 beta-galactoside alpha-2,3-sialyltransferase 7 isoform X2, whose translation MVTLKRLSVQIEDPQDVSPMLPDAAEPKVTSPDANKEAMPCRDFFISRTENAVLSVLLLVGCYSAILIPAYFPLHKFAITDEQYHKREEVLNRSAWLLSSRCHRRWCVERLKRLPCASALTDIPVFLQQEGSAAFWDTPPPLGLQGSREHLARALASLPQPGPPRSLRRDGGCRRCVVVGSGGILHGSHLGSHIDQYDVIIRMNNAPVLGYERDAGSRTTIRLMYPEGAPSSADEYNKTSIVALVVFKSLDLDWLTSVIAKQPLGFWSKLWFWKEVVDDIPLRAENFRILHPEIIRKTGEVLQKYSQKQGNSMVPTLGAGAVVMALQLCDHVSLAGFGYNMQNPHAPLHYYETIRMAAMKAQVVHDVSSEKLFLRELVAAGAVSDLTGAL comes from the exons ATGGTGACCCTCAAGCGGTTGAGTGTACAAATAGAAGACCCCCAGGATGTTTCCCCAATGTTGCCTGATGCGGCAGAGCCGAAAGTGACGTCGCCTGACGCAAACAAAGAAGCAATGCCATGCAGAGACTTTTTTATCAGCAG GACTGAGAATGCTGTCCTCAGTGTGCTTCTACTTGTTGGATGCTACTCTGCTATTCTGATTCCCGCATATTTCCCTTTGCATAAATTCGCCATTACTGATGAACAGTATCACAAACGGGAG GAGGTGTTGAACCGTTCGGCCTGGCTGCTGTCAAGCCGGTGTCATCGTCGCTGGTGCGTGGAGCGCCTGAAGCGGCTGCCATGCGCCTCGGCCCTGACCGACATCCCCGTGTTCCTGCAGCAAGAAGGCAGTGCGGCCTTTTGGGACACGCCCCCTCCTTTGGGGCTCCAGGGGAGCCGAGAGCATCTGGCCCGGGCTCTGGCCTCTCTGCCTCAGCCCGGCCCGCCTCGGTCCCTGCGGCGAGATGGCGGCTGCAGAAGATGCGTGGTGGTGGGCAGCGGAGGGATCCTCCACGGGAGCCATCTTGGATCTCATATAGATCAGTATGACGTCATCATCAG GATGAACAACGCTCCAGTGCTTGGCTATGAGCGAGACGCTGGTTCTCGCACAACAATCCGCTTGATGTATCCAGAGGGAGCACCCAGCTCCGCTGATGAATACAACAAGACCTCCATCGTTGCTCTTGTGGTCTTCAAGAGTCTCGACCTGGACTGGCTAACCTCTGTCATCGCCAAACAACCTCTG GGGTTCTGGTCCAAGTTGTGGTTCTGGAAGGAGGTGGTAGATGATATTCCCCTGAGAGCAGAGAACTTCCGGATCCTCCATCCGGAGATTATACGTAAGACTGGAGAAGTCCTGcagaaatattcacaaaaacaaggaaat TCAATGGTACCCACGCTGGGGGCTGGCGCTGTGGTGATGGCTCTGCAGCTGTGTGACCACGTCAGCCTGGCAGGCTTCGGGTACAACATGCAGAACCCTCATGCTCCTCTTCACTACTACGAGACCATACGCATGGCCGCCATGAAGGCTCAA GTGGTTCATGACGTCAGCTCTGAGAAGCTCTTTCTGAGGGAGCTGGTGGCAGCTGGCGCCGTCAGCGACCTCACAGGAGCGCTGTGA
- the st3gal7 gene encoding ST3 beta-galactoside alpha-2,3-sialyltransferase 7 isoform X3, with protein sequence MQRLFYQQYHKREEVLNRSAWLLSSRCHRRWCVERLKRLPCASALTDIPVFLQQEGSAAFWDTPPPLGLQGSREHLARALASLPQPGPPRSLRRDGGCRRCVVVGSGGILHGSHLGSHIDQYDVIIRMNNAPVLGYERDAGSRTTIRLMYPEGAPSSADEYNKTSIVALVVFKSLDLDWLTSVIAKQPLGFWSKLWFWKEVVDDIPLRAENFRILHPEIIRKTGEVLQKYSQKQGNSMVPTLGAGAVVMALQLCDHVSLAGFGYNMQNPHAPLHYYETIRMAAMKAQVSPPQFFVHHITGILHSALHLTGGWHVSLPSFCYGYPKEKNFVNVVILGWCLQLMSDPTGQPPLTFHGCCC encoded by the exons ATGCAGAGACTTTTTTATCAGCAG TATCACAAACGGGAG GAGGTGTTGAACCGTTCGGCCTGGCTGCTGTCAAGCCGGTGTCATCGTCGCTGGTGCGTGGAGCGCCTGAAGCGGCTGCCATGCGCCTCGGCCCTGACCGACATCCCCGTGTTCCTGCAGCAAGAAGGCAGTGCGGCCTTTTGGGACACGCCCCCTCCTTTGGGGCTCCAGGGGAGCCGAGAGCATCTGGCCCGGGCTCTGGCCTCTCTGCCTCAGCCCGGCCCGCCTCGGTCCCTGCGGCGAGATGGCGGCTGCAGAAGATGCGTGGTGGTGGGCAGCGGAGGGATCCTCCACGGGAGCCATCTTGGATCTCATATAGATCAGTATGACGTCATCATCAG GATGAACAACGCTCCAGTGCTTGGCTATGAGCGAGACGCTGGTTCTCGCACAACAATCCGCTTGATGTATCCAGAGGGAGCACCCAGCTCCGCTGATGAATACAACAAGACCTCCATCGTTGCTCTTGTGGTCTTCAAGAGTCTCGACCTGGACTGGCTAACCTCTGTCATCGCCAAACAACCTCTG GGGTTCTGGTCCAAGTTGTGGTTCTGGAAGGAGGTGGTAGATGATATTCCCCTGAGAGCAGAGAACTTCCGGATCCTCCATCCGGAGATTATACGTAAGACTGGAGAAGTCCTGcagaaatattcacaaaaacaaggaaat TCAATGGTACCCACGCTGGGGGCTGGCGCTGTGGTGATGGCTCTGCAGCTGTGTGACCACGTCAGCCTGGCAGGCTTCGGGTACAACATGCAGAACCCTCATGCTCCTCTTCACTACTACGAGACCATACGCATGGCCGCCATGAAGGCTCAAGTGAGTCCACCCCAGTTCTTTGTACATCACATTACAGGTATATTACATAGTGCATTGCACCTTACAGGAGGTTGGCATGTTTCGCTGCCCTCTTTCTGTTATGGATACCCGAAGGAGAAGAACTTTGTGAATGTAGTTATCCTCGGGTGGTGCTTGCAGCTAATGTCGGACCCAACAGGCCAACCGCCACTTACCTTCCATGGCTGTTGTTGCTGA